A region of Moorena producens PAL-8-15-08-1 DNA encodes the following proteins:
- a CDS encoding succinate dehydrogenase/fumarate reductase flavoprotein subunit, translated as MLEHDVIIVGGGLAGCRAALEIKRSEPKLDVALVAKTHPIRSHSVAAQGGMAATLKNVDASDSWEAHAFDTVKGSDYLADQDAVEILTKEAPEVVIELEHMGVLFSRLPDGRIAQRAFGGHSHRRTCYAADKTGHAILHELVNNLRHNGVKLYDEWYVMQLILEEGQAKGVVMFQLLDTKVEVVRAKAVMFATGGYGRVFNTTSNDFASTGDGLGMSALAGVPLEDMEFVQFHPTGLYPVGVLISEAVRGEGAYLINSEGDRFMRDYAPKQMELAPRDITSRAITLELRAGRGIHPDGSAGGPFVYLDLRHMGKEKIMSRIPFCWEEAHRLVGIDAVHQPMPVRPTAHYSMGGIPVNTDGQVHSGKDGLIEGFFAAGESACISVHGANRLGSNSLLECVVYGKRTGAAIAKYVQDRKLPDIDEQSYLNAAQAKIKALVEKSGTLRLNQLRQAFQDCMTQFCGVFRNQASMEEGLNQLEEFKQQYQQIYLDDKGNCWNTEIIEALELRNLMIVGEIILTSALNRRESRGAHSREDYPQRDDPNFLKHTLAFYSSAGIDLQYKPVSITLFEPKERKY; from the coding sequence ATGCTAGAACACGATGTCATTATTGTCGGTGGGGGATTAGCTGGATGTCGCGCTGCTTTAGAGATTAAACGCTCTGAGCCTAAGCTGGATGTCGCTCTTGTGGCTAAAACTCACCCCATTCGTTCCCATTCGGTGGCTGCCCAAGGGGGTATGGCAGCTACTCTGAAGAATGTTGATGCGTCCGATAGCTGGGAAGCCCATGCCTTTGACACGGTTAAAGGGTCTGACTACTTGGCAGACCAGGATGCAGTAGAAATCCTCACCAAAGAGGCTCCAGAGGTGGTCATTGAGCTGGAACACATGGGGGTTCTGTTTTCCCGCTTACCCGATGGTCGGATTGCTCAGAGGGCTTTTGGAGGTCATTCCCATCGCCGCACTTGCTACGCGGCAGATAAGACGGGTCACGCCATTTTGCATGAACTGGTTAACAATCTCCGCCATAACGGTGTCAAACTCTACGATGAGTGGTACGTTATGCAGCTGATTTTGGAAGAGGGTCAGGCAAAAGGGGTGGTGATGTTCCAGCTCCTAGACACGAAGGTGGAAGTAGTACGGGCAAAAGCGGTCATGTTTGCTACCGGGGGTTATGGACGGGTATTTAATACGACCTCCAATGACTTTGCCTCCACTGGGGATGGTCTGGGAATGTCAGCTCTGGCTGGGGTGCCTTTGGAAGATATGGAGTTTGTACAGTTTCATCCTACGGGCTTGTATCCGGTAGGAGTTTTGATTTCTGAGGCGGTACGAGGGGAAGGGGCTTATCTGATTAACTCAGAAGGCGATCGCTTTATGAGGGACTACGCCCCCAAACAAATGGAACTGGCACCCCGGGATATTACTTCAAGAGCAATTACCCTAGAACTCAGAGCTGGTCGTGGCATTCATCCTGATGGCAGTGCAGGTGGACCTTTTGTTTACCTTGACCTGCGCCACATGGGCAAAGAAAAGATTATGAGTCGGATTCCCTTTTGCTGGGAAGAAGCCCATCGATTGGTTGGTATTGACGCAGTACATCAACCAATGCCAGTACGACCAACTGCCCACTATTCCATGGGGGGAATCCCTGTCAACACCGATGGACAAGTTCATAGTGGTAAAGATGGGTTAATTGAGGGCTTCTTTGCCGCTGGGGAATCAGCCTGTATCTCTGTTCATGGGGCAAATCGCCTCGGGAGTAATTCCCTGTTGGAATGTGTGGTTTATGGCAAAAGAACTGGTGCTGCGATCGCAAAATACGTCCAAGACCGGAAGTTACCAGACATTGACGAGCAATCCTACCTCAATGCAGCCCAGGCAAAAATCAAAGCCCTTGTGGAAAAATCTGGCACCTTACGGCTTAACCAGTTGCGTCAAGCTTTCCAAGACTGTATGACCCAATTCTGTGGCGTTTTCCGTAACCAAGCGTCCATGGAGGAGGGATTAAACCAACTCGAAGAATTCAAACAACAGTACCAGCAAATTTATTTGGATGACAAAGGCAACTGCTGGAACACTGAAATTATCGAAGCCTTGGAACTGCGCAATTTAATGATAGTCGGAGAAATTATTCTTACCTCTGCTCTGAACCGACGAGAAAGCCGGGGTGCCCATAGCCGGGAGGATTATCCCCAACGGGATGATCCCAATTTTCTCAAACACACCCTAGCGTTTTACTCATCTGCAGGTATTGACCTGCAATATAAACCGGTCAGCATTACCTTGTTTGAACCGAAAGAGCGGAAGTATTGA